The following proteins come from a genomic window of Enterococcus gilvus ATCC BAA-350:
- a CDS encoding HAD-IC family P-type ATPase, with protein sequence MDEFTGLTEKQVKEKNAAGQTNEHRMNPAKSTTTIIRENTLTLFNLLNFLLALCLFAVGAYSNMFFISIIILNMIIGIVQEIRARNMVERLTLLAQHDITVIREGKKQSISPESLVLGDHVLLKAGEQIPSDMLVLDGLAEANESLLTGESDTIPKRKGSEILSGSYLTSGHLLAEVQHVGAENYAAKIINETKTAKPIKSELIQSIRKISKFTSVIILPIGLLLFIEAFFLRESSTHTAVVTSVAALLGMLPKGLVLLISIALTTGVIKLAKKQVLVQNMYAIENFAHMDILCLDKTGTLTEGNMQVENLYLLDEDYREALPNLMTSYLAATEDSNPTAQALNRYFGSGAHDPAKQVLPFSSERKYGAVTFENNTTLYLGSPENLLPAEDIPKIIQHYQESGLRILVIALSPTVLSEQPNSLVPIAFLTLSDPIRENAKETLDFLTEQGVTLKIISGDNPKTVAAIAEKAGFKDYQQAVDLSVYTTEEDVRALAHTHSIFGRVTPQQKKLLIHELKSQEKTVGMTGDGVNDILALREADISIAMAEGDDATRQIADVVLLDSNFGSLPNIIFEGRRVINTITRSSGVFFIKTIYSLLVSLFCILTVSTFPFIPLQITLIDLAIEGYPSFFLSFEEDNRKIKGRFLPTAIKRALPSGLLVLVNVILVWLFGQFFLSALDTRTLMYYLLIGISCFAVMKSCQPFNRLRLFLVVTTTIGSFVAALLFHNLLSIGLVTFPIFLFFSIMMIGNVLLWQPLASRINKMKLAFL encoded by the coding sequence ATGGATGAATTTACAGGATTAACAGAAAAACAAGTAAAGGAAAAAAATGCTGCTGGGCAGACCAATGAGCATCGGATGAATCCCGCGAAGTCGACAACGACGATTATCCGGGAAAATACGCTGACACTCTTTAATTTGCTGAATTTTCTTTTGGCCTTGTGTCTTTTCGCTGTCGGCGCCTACAGCAATATGTTTTTTATCTCGATCATTATTCTCAACATGATCATTGGGATCGTGCAAGAGATTCGTGCAAGAAATATGGTCGAGCGCCTGACTTTATTGGCTCAACACGATATCACTGTGATTAGAGAAGGAAAGAAACAATCCATCTCACCAGAATCATTGGTACTTGGAGACCATGTCTTGCTGAAGGCGGGGGAACAGATTCCTAGTGATATGCTGGTCTTGGATGGATTGGCAGAGGCAAATGAATCTCTGCTCACCGGCGAATCGGATACGATTCCCAAAAGAAAAGGATCGGAAATTTTATCAGGAAGCTACTTAACCAGCGGGCATCTACTCGCAGAAGTTCAACATGTGGGAGCTGAAAACTATGCCGCAAAAATCATCAATGAGACAAAAACGGCAAAACCGATCAAATCGGAGCTGATACAGTCCATTCGAAAAATCTCAAAATTTACAAGTGTTATCATTCTACCCATTGGACTCTTACTTTTTATTGAAGCTTTTTTCTTACGCGAAAGCTCTACCCATACCGCAGTGGTCACTTCTGTTGCGGCGCTTTTAGGGATGCTGCCGAAAGGATTGGTCTTGCTGATCAGCATTGCATTGACCACAGGCGTCATCAAATTGGCAAAGAAACAGGTTCTTGTTCAGAATATGTATGCCATTGAAAATTTTGCGCATATGGACATTCTTTGTTTGGATAAAACGGGAACCTTGACTGAAGGAAACATGCAGGTGGAGAATCTCTATTTGCTGGATGAGGACTATCGCGAGGCACTGCCTAATTTAATGACCAGCTATTTAGCTGCCACCGAGGATAGCAACCCAACAGCTCAAGCCTTGAATCGGTATTTTGGCTCAGGGGCGCACGACCCGGCAAAGCAAGTCTTGCCCTTCTCGTCCGAGAGAAAATACGGCGCGGTCACCTTTGAAAACAATACAACGCTCTATTTAGGATCACCAGAAAACCTGTTGCCTGCAGAAGATATCCCCAAGATCATTCAACACTATCAAGAATCCGGACTGCGCATCTTAGTGATTGCCTTATCGCCAACAGTGCTTTCAGAGCAGCCTAACAGCTTAGTACCTATCGCCTTCTTGACCTTGAGTGATCCCATTCGCGAAAATGCAAAAGAAACCTTGGATTTTCTAACTGAACAAGGTGTGACACTAAAAATTATTTCCGGCGACAATCCGAAAACCGTTGCTGCGATTGCTGAAAAAGCAGGCTTTAAAGACTACCAGCAAGCCGTCGATCTTTCGGTATACACAACAGAAGAAGACGTTCGTGCACTCGCCCACACCCATTCGATTTTTGGACGGGTAACGCCACAACAGAAAAAGCTTTTGATCCACGAATTGAAATCTCAAGAGAAAACAGTTGGTATGACGGGGGATGGCGTCAACGACATCCTTGCCCTTCGCGAGGCGGACATCTCCATCGCCATGGCTGAAGGCGACGACGCGACTCGTCAAATCGCTGACGTGGTGCTTTTAGATTCCAACTTTGGCAGTCTGCCGAACATCATTTTTGAAGGCCGCCGTGTTATCAATACGATTACGCGTTCCTCTGGCGTGTTCTTCATTAAGACGATTTATTCCTTGCTAGTTTCCTTGTTCTGCATTTTGACTGTCTCGACGTTCCCTTTTATTCCGCTTCAAATCACCTTGATTGATTTAGCGATTGAAGGCTACCCTTCTTTCTTCCTGTCCTTCGAGGAGGACAACAGAAAAATCAAGGGACGGTTTTTACCGACCGCGATCAAGCGCGCGCTGCCGAGTGGACTATTGGTCTTGGTCAATGTCATTCTCGTTTGGCTATTTGGACAGTTCTTCTTGTCAGCATTAGATACACGTACCTTGATGTACTATTTACTAATCGGAATCAGCTGCTTTGCGGTGATGAAGTCGTGCCAGCCCTTCAATCGTCTACGACTATTTTTAGTTGTTACGACGACGATCGGCAGTTTTGTAGCAGCTTTACTGTTCCACAACCTGTTATCTATCGGCTTGGTCACATTTCCGATTTTCCTCTTCTTTTCAATAATGATGATCGGCAATGTTCTTCTTTGGCAACCGCTTGCCAGCAGAATCAACAAAATGAAGTTGGCGTTTCTCTAA
- a CDS encoding sensor histidine kinase: MTIRQRLYFSNVLMIVMPIVLTAIVLGGVFFIFSETLGSDFITQWQENKGYAQEYERLEDLQESFDSKPPTEVQLTTALDRLAAEHPRHAYSLFLYDKEHTLVTHEGTYKENNIVTGMVGNPEQETLVVNNVLLNRLPIGDFTLLLVNPNYHMNLEEKIIDNKEMILLIAFLTVLCVVLFVILTNYVLARFIFLPINEGLNTLLYGVEQIRDGHLSWRTTYQANDEFRPVVTSLNEMAERLEMMVTEQEKTSENRKELIAGISHDLRTPLTAIKAYVEGLDKGIATTPAMKNKYLQIITQKTDNLTRLVDQLFLFSKIDLGEYALRIQPVNIGKYLAELIQGISEEYKQRGLTLTLGVHSYRTTAAIDSEQLRNVILNIIENTVKYGAEKDNQLFIEQYEQSGQVVLTFSDNGPGVPLQQRERLFDVFYRGDESRTQSGKGSGLGLAIARRVVESQAGTIEARASDSDGLQIRIQLPISEAT; the protein is encoded by the coding sequence ATGACGATTCGACAACGATTATATTTTTCCAATGTCTTGATGATCGTCATGCCGATCGTTTTGACGGCGATTGTTTTAGGAGGCGTTTTTTTTATTTTCTCTGAAACGCTGGGCAGTGATTTCATAACTCAGTGGCAGGAAAATAAGGGGTATGCGCAAGAATACGAACGTCTCGAAGACCTGCAGGAATCCTTTGATTCGAAGCCGCCGACAGAAGTGCAGTTAACGACCGCCCTCGATCGTTTAGCCGCGGAGCACCCTCGTCATGCCTATAGTTTGTTTCTTTATGATAAGGAACACACATTGGTAACGCATGAAGGAACGTACAAAGAAAATAACATTGTCACTGGTATGGTGGGGAATCCAGAACAAGAAACTCTTGTAGTCAATAACGTTTTGCTTAATCGACTTCCTATCGGGGATTTCACCCTTTTGCTGGTCAATCCGAATTACCATATGAATTTGGAAGAAAAAATCATTGATAACAAGGAAATGATTCTTTTGATCGCTTTTTTGACTGTACTTTGTGTGGTTCTTTTTGTTATTTTAACCAATTATGTGCTCGCGCGTTTCATTTTCCTACCAATCAATGAAGGACTGAACACGTTACTCTATGGTGTAGAACAAATTCGTGATGGCCATTTGAGTTGGCGGACAACGTATCAGGCGAATGATGAATTTCGTCCAGTCGTGACGAGTCTCAATGAAATGGCTGAGCGCTTAGAAATGATGGTGACGGAACAAGAAAAAACGAGTGAAAACCGCAAAGAATTGATCGCCGGGATCTCCCACGACCTTCGTACGCCGCTGACAGCGATCAAAGCTTATGTGGAAGGCTTAGACAAAGGGATTGCCACAACGCCTGCGATGAAGAACAAGTATTTGCAGATTATTACTCAAAAAACGGATAACCTCACACGATTGGTGGACCAGCTTTTCCTATTTTCAAAGATCGATCTAGGGGAATACGCCTTGAGGATACAGCCTGTCAATATTGGAAAATATCTAGCTGAGCTGATTCAGGGGATTTCAGAGGAGTACAAGCAGCGTGGCTTGACGCTCACACTTGGCGTGCATTCGTATCGAACGACGGCAGCGATCGACTCGGAACAGTTGCGAAATGTGATCCTCAATATTATTGAAAACACAGTAAAGTATGGCGCCGAAAAGGACAATCAATTATTCATCGAACAGTACGAGCAGTCAGGACAGGTGGTCCTTACCTTCAGTGACAATGGTCCAGGGGTTCCGCTTCAACAACGAGAAAGGCTTTTTGATGTTTTTTATCGCGGGGACGAATCACGAACCCAATCAGGAAAAGGCAGTGGATTGGGGCTGGCAATTGCTCGTCGGGTGGTTGAAAGTCAGGCGGGAACCATCGAAGCACGAGCTTCTGATAGCGACGGGCTGCAAATTCGAATCCAATTGCCCATCAGCGAAGCAACATGA